One region of Streptomyces davaonensis JCM 4913 genomic DNA includes:
- a CDS encoding MFS transporter produces the protein MFITLIGVNHSLRSARVATFVYFILCGTTMGTWVVNIPAIEERVDISHATLGGLLVLLGLGAFLGMQVAGRLTDRLGARVVVPATGVLCGAALVLPGLARDPWSLAGALLIFGFCNGCLDVAMNAHAVHVEKAYGRPVMSAFHATFSVGGVLAALVGAGTASAGLSPTAGMAAVGALSMVIALVSARALLPAAADTDTVDEAPTAEHQRGTGGRIWILAALALMVMLCEGAANDWSALHLKDVLGAPASAAASAYGTFAATMTIGRLLADRMVARVGSLAILRHGAVMAAAGITIVALAPWIWAAFVGWALFGLGLSGCVPQLFSAAGHADPAAAGANVSRVAGLGYVGMLAGPAVIGWLTHLVALNHAFVLLTLLCAITAVAAGVLRTAPDRTREPATSVN, from the coding sequence ATGTTCATTACGTTGATCGGTGTGAATCACTCCCTCCGTTCCGCCCGAGTGGCGACCTTCGTCTACTTCATCCTCTGCGGCACCACGATGGGCACCTGGGTGGTGAACATCCCCGCCATCGAGGAGCGCGTGGACATCAGCCACGCGACGCTCGGCGGACTCCTGGTACTGCTCGGCCTCGGCGCCTTCCTCGGCATGCAGGTCGCCGGGCGCCTGACCGACCGGCTGGGAGCACGCGTCGTGGTCCCCGCCACCGGAGTCCTGTGCGGGGCGGCCCTGGTGCTCCCCGGCCTCGCCCGGGATCCCTGGTCGCTGGCAGGCGCCCTACTGATCTTCGGCTTCTGCAACGGCTGCCTGGACGTCGCCATGAACGCCCACGCCGTGCACGTGGAGAAGGCGTACGGCCGTCCCGTCATGTCGGCCTTCCATGCCACGTTCTCGGTGGGCGGGGTCCTCGCCGCACTCGTGGGCGCGGGCACGGCGAGCGCGGGCCTGAGCCCGACGGCGGGCATGGCCGCGGTAGGGGCCCTGAGCATGGTGATCGCGCTGGTGTCGGCACGGGCCCTGCTCCCCGCGGCAGCCGACACGGACACGGTGGACGAGGCGCCGACCGCTGAACACCAGCGGGGCACCGGCGGACGTATCTGGATTCTCGCCGCCCTGGCCCTGATGGTCATGCTGTGCGAGGGAGCCGCCAACGACTGGAGCGCGCTCCACCTGAAGGACGTCCTCGGCGCACCCGCGAGCGCGGCGGCCTCCGCGTACGGCACCTTCGCGGCGACGATGACCATCGGACGACTGCTGGCCGACCGCATGGTCGCCCGGGTCGGTTCCCTGGCGATCCTGCGCCACGGAGCGGTCATGGCCGCCGCAGGAATCACGATCGTGGCCCTCGCCCCGTGGATATGGGCCGCGTTCGTGGGCTGGGCGCTGTTCGGTCTCGGCCTGTCCGGCTGCGTACCGCAGTTGTTCAGCGCCGCCGGCCACGCCGACCCCGCCGCCGCGGGCGCCAACGTCTCCCGCGTCGCCGGACTCGGCTACGTCGGCATGCTCGCCGGCCCCGCCGTCATCGGCTGGCTGACCCATCTGGTCGCCCTGAACCACGCCTTCGTCCTGCTGACGCTGCTCTGCGCGATCACGGCAGTGGCGGCGGGAGTCCTGCGCACCGCACCTGACCGCACGCGTGAGCCGGCGACGAGCGTCAACTGA
- a CDS encoding DeoR/GlpR family DNA-binding transcription regulator, with product MSNADRHGMIAQAVRESGRSTVQELAALTGASEMTIRRDLDALAAQGVLERVRGGARTLLLRGEEPPFALRAHKAVDAKRRIAAEVSALIADGETVLLDSGTTCLEVAHLLRRRPVTVMALSLQAVQVLAEVPAPVTLMVPGGQPRAAEGALTGPLTLASLAALRFDTAVMGCCGLSAAEGLTAYDLDDAAVKKAAIASSRRVVLATDGSKLGHTAYAYVGPSTMLHTLVTDDSAPKDEVVALEATGVVVQAV from the coding sequence ATGAGCAACGCAGACCGGCACGGGATGATCGCCCAGGCCGTCAGGGAGTCGGGCCGGAGCACGGTTCAGGAGCTTGCCGCGCTGACCGGTGCCTCCGAGATGACCATCCGGCGTGACCTCGACGCGCTGGCCGCGCAGGGCGTTCTGGAGCGCGTCCGGGGTGGAGCGCGCACGCTGCTGCTCCGGGGCGAGGAGCCGCCCTTCGCGCTGCGCGCCCACAAGGCCGTCGACGCCAAGCGCCGTATCGCGGCAGAGGTGTCCGCGCTCATCGCCGACGGCGAGACCGTCCTCCTCGACAGCGGCACCACCTGCCTGGAGGTCGCCCACCTGCTGCGCCGCCGGCCGGTCACGGTGATGGCCCTGTCGCTCCAGGCCGTCCAGGTGCTCGCCGAGGTCCCGGCCCCGGTCACGCTGATGGTGCCCGGCGGACAGCCGCGGGCCGCCGAGGGAGCCCTGACCGGGCCGCTCACCCTCGCGTCCCTCGCCGCCCTGCGCTTCGACACCGCCGTCATGGGCTGCTGCGGGCTGAGCGCGGCCGAGGGCCTGACCGCCTACGACCTCGACGACGCGGCCGTGAAGAAGGCCGCCATCGCCTCCTCACGCCGCGTCGTCCTCGCCACCGACGGCAGCAAGCTCGGCCACACCGCCTACGCCTACGTCGGCCCTTCGACCATGCTGCACACCCTCGTCACCGACGACTCGGCACCCAAGGACGAGGTCGTGGCACTGGAAGCCACCGGCGTCGTCGTCCAGGCCGTATAG
- a CDS encoding ATP-binding cassette domain-containing protein — protein sequence MSRAIRTSTQSPAPHIADSHDLIRVHGARENNLKDVSIEIPKRRLTVFTGVSGSGKSSLVFDTIAAESQRLINETYPAFVQGFMANLARPEVDVLDGLTTVISVDQARMGADPRSTVGTATDANAMLRILFSRLGKPHIGPPSAYSFNTASVKASGAITVQRGDKTKAEKATFERTGGMCTHCEGRGKVSDIDLTQLYDDSKSISEGAFTIPGWKSDNVWTVGLYAQSGFLDPDKPISRFTKKEMHAFLYGEPTKVKVNGVNLTYEGLIPKIQKSFLSKDKEAMQPHIRAFVERAVTFTTCPECDGTRLSEGARNSKIKRISIADACAMEIRDLAEWVRGLKEPSVAPLLTALQQTLDSFVEIGLGYLALDRSSGSLSGGEAQRVKMIRHLGSSLTDVTYVFDEPTIGLHPHDIQRMNNLLLRLRDKGNTVLVVEHKPETIAIADHVVDLGPGAGSGGGTVCFEGGLDGLRSSGTVTGRHLDDRAALKESVRKSDSALEIRGATANNLQGVDVDIPLGVLTVITGVAGSGKSSLVHGSIPAAEGVVSVDQSPIRGSRRSNPATYTGLLDPIRKAFAKVNGVKPALFSANSEGACPACNGAGVIYTDLAIMQSVATPCEDCEGKRFQPAVLEYHLGGRDISEVLAMSVTEAEEFFGSGDARTPAAHAILSRLADVGLGYLTLGQPLTTLSGGERQRLKLATHMADKGGVYVLDEPTTGLHLADVQQLLGLLDRLVDSGKSVIVIEHHQAVMAHADWIIDLGPGAGHDGGKVVFEGTPADLVDARSTLTGEHLSQYVGA from the coding sequence ATGAGCAGGGCCATCAGGACGAGCACCCAGTCGCCCGCGCCGCACATCGCCGACAGCCACGACCTGATCCGCGTGCACGGCGCCCGCGAGAACAACCTCAAGGACGTCAGCATCGAGATCCCCAAGCGCCGGCTGACGGTGTTCACGGGGGTGTCGGGATCGGGCAAGAGCTCCCTGGTGTTCGACACGATCGCCGCCGAGTCGCAGCGGCTGATCAACGAGACCTACCCCGCCTTCGTGCAGGGCTTCATGGCGAACCTGGCCCGCCCCGAGGTCGACGTCCTCGACGGACTGACCACCGTGATCAGCGTCGACCAGGCGCGCATGGGCGCCGACCCGCGCTCCACCGTGGGCACCGCCACCGACGCCAACGCCATGCTGCGCATCCTCTTCAGCCGCCTCGGCAAGCCGCACATCGGCCCGCCGAGCGCGTACTCCTTCAACACGGCCTCGGTGAAGGCCAGCGGCGCGATCACCGTGCAGCGCGGCGACAAGACCAAGGCCGAGAAGGCGACCTTCGAGCGCACCGGCGGGATGTGCACCCACTGCGAGGGCCGCGGCAAGGTCTCCGACATCGACCTCACCCAGCTCTACGACGACTCCAAGTCGATCTCCGAGGGCGCGTTCACCATCCCCGGCTGGAAGTCGGACAACGTCTGGACCGTCGGGCTCTACGCCCAGTCCGGCTTCCTCGACCCGGACAAGCCGATCAGCCGGTTCACCAAGAAGGAGATGCACGCCTTCCTCTACGGCGAGCCGACGAAGGTGAAGGTCAACGGCGTCAACCTCACCTACGAAGGTCTCATCCCGAAGATCCAGAAGTCCTTCCTGTCCAAGGACAAGGAGGCCATGCAGCCGCACATCCGGGCCTTCGTGGAGCGCGCCGTCACGTTCACCACCTGCCCCGAGTGCGACGGCACCCGGCTCAGCGAGGGCGCCCGGAACTCGAAGATCAAGCGGATCTCCATCGCCGACGCCTGCGCGATGGAGATCCGCGACCTCGCCGAATGGGTGCGCGGTCTGAAGGAGCCGTCGGTGGCGCCGCTGCTGACCGCGCTCCAGCAGACCCTCGACTCGTTCGTGGAGATCGGCCTCGGCTATCTCGCCCTCGACCGCTCCTCCGGCTCCCTGTCCGGCGGTGAGGCGCAGCGCGTCAAGATGATCCGCCACCTCGGCTCCTCGCTCACCGATGTCACCTACGTCTTCGACGAGCCGACCATCGGACTGCACCCCCATGACATCCAGCGCATGAACAACCTGCTCCTGCGCCTGCGGGACAAGGGCAACACCGTGCTCGTCGTGGAGCACAAGCCGGAGACCATCGCCATCGCCGACCATGTCGTCGACCTCGGCCCCGGCGCCGGTTCCGGCGGCGGCACCGTCTGCTTCGAGGGCGGCCTCGACGGCCTGCGCTCCTCCGGCACCGTCACCGGCCGCCACCTCGACGACCGGGCCGCGCTGAAGGAGTCGGTGCGCAAGTCCGACAGCGCGCTGGAGATCCGCGGCGCGACGGCCAACAACCTCCAGGGCGTCGACGTCGACATCCCGCTCGGCGTGCTCACCGTCATCACCGGCGTCGCAGGCTCCGGCAAGAGCTCGCTGGTCCACGGCTCGATCCCCGCCGCCGAAGGCGTCGTCTCGGTCGACCAGAGCCCGATCCGCGGCTCCCGGCGCAGCAACCCGGCGACGTACACCGGACTGCTGGACCCGATCCGCAAGGCCTTCGCCAAGGTCAACGGCGTCAAGCCCGCCCTGTTCAGCGCCAACTCCGAGGGCGCCTGCCCCGCCTGCAACGGCGCCGGGGTCATCTACACCGACCTGGCGATCATGCAGAGCGTGGCCACCCCCTGCGAGGACTGCGAGGGCAAGCGGTTCCAGCCCGCGGTGCTGGAGTACCACCTCGGCGGCCGCGACATCAGCGAGGTGCTCGCGATGTCGGTGACCGAGGCGGAGGAGTTCTTCGGCTCCGGCGACGCCCGCACCCCGGCCGCGCACGCCATCCTCAGCCGGCTCGCCGACGTCGGCCTCGGCTACCTCACCCTGGGCCAGCCGCTCACCACGCTCTCCGGCGGTGAACGGCAGCGCCTGAAGCTGGCCACGCACATGGCCGACAAGGGCGGCGTCTACGTCCTCGACGAGCCGACCACCGGCCTCCACCTCGCCGACGTCCAGCAACTGCTCGGCCTGCTCGACCGGTTGGTCGACTCCGGCAAGTCGGTCATCGTCATCGAGCACCACCAGGCCGTCATGGCGCACGCCGACTGGATCATCGACCTGGGCCCCGGCGCCGGACACGACGGCGGCAAGGTCGTCTTCGAGGGCACACCGGCCGACCTGGTCGACGCCCGCTCCACGCTGACCGGCGAGCACCTGTCGCAGTACGTCGGCGCCTGA
- a CDS encoding VOC family protein: MDITINASFLPHTDPEATLGFYRDILGFEVRKDVGYGEMRWITVGPAGQPDTSIVLTPPAADPSVTDEERRTIAAMMDKGTYGYVLLATADVDATFDRLQATDADVVQEPTDQPYGVRDCAFRDPAGNMIRIQQKQ; the protein is encoded by the coding sequence ATGGACATCACGATCAACGCCAGCTTCCTTCCGCACACCGACCCCGAGGCCACCCTGGGCTTCTACCGCGACATCCTCGGCTTCGAGGTCCGCAAGGACGTCGGATACGGCGAGATGCGCTGGATCACCGTCGGCCCCGCCGGTCAGCCCGACACCTCCATCGTGCTGACACCGCCCGCCGCCGACCCCTCGGTCACCGACGAGGAGCGCCGCACCATCGCGGCGATGATGGACAAGGGCACCTACGGCTACGTCCTGCTCGCCACCGCCGATGTCGACGCCACCTTCGACCGGCTCCAGGCCACCGACGCCGACGTCGTCCAGGAGCCGACCGATCAGCCCTACGGCGTCCGCGACTGCGCCTTTCGCGACCCCGCGGGCAACATGATCCGCATCCAGCAGAAGCAGTGA
- a CDS encoding SMP-30/gluconolactonase/LRE family protein yields MAGERPQVYEILDERFRIGRCHAGDSKLEVLHEGSRWAEGPLYVPAGRYLLWSDIPNDRLLRWDETTGAVGVFRSPAGHPNGNTLDNEGRLITCEQGNRRVTRTEHDGSVTVLADRFQGKLLNSPNDAAVRSDGSIWFSDPDFGITSDYEGNRAESEIGARNVYRVDPASGEVRLVADGFSGPNGLVFSLDERRLFVSDSRANHIRVFDVREDGSLSGGEIFAECKIGNFDNIRFDDQGRLWAAALDGGVHCYDPDGTLLGRLLIPDVVANIRFGGARRNRMFIAADTTLYSLVMSVTGAPALPTSSGAQAQ; encoded by the coding sequence ATGGCCGGTGAGCGACCGCAGGTGTACGAGATCCTCGATGAGCGCTTCCGCATCGGGCGGTGCCATGCGGGCGACTCGAAGCTGGAGGTCCTCCACGAGGGCTCCCGCTGGGCCGAGGGGCCCCTCTATGTCCCGGCCGGCCGGTATCTGCTGTGGAGCGACATCCCCAACGACCGGCTGCTGCGCTGGGACGAGACCACGGGCGCGGTCGGGGTGTTCCGCTCCCCCGCCGGTCATCCCAATGGCAACACCCTCGACAACGAGGGCCGTCTGATCACCTGTGAGCAGGGCAATCGCCGTGTCACCCGCACCGAGCACGACGGCTCGGTCACCGTGCTCGCCGACCGCTTCCAGGGCAAGCTGCTCAACAGCCCGAACGACGCCGCCGTGCGCTCCGACGGCTCGATCTGGTTCTCCGACCCGGACTTCGGGATCACCAGCGACTACGAGGGCAATCGCGCCGAGAGCGAGATCGGCGCCCGCAACGTCTATCGCGTGGACCCCGCGAGCGGCGAAGTGCGGCTGGTCGCCGACGGGTTCAGCGGCCCCAACGGACTGGTCTTCTCCCTGGACGAGCGGCGACTGTTCGTCTCCGACAGCCGCGCCAACCACATCCGTGTCTTCGATGTCCGCGAGGACGGCTCGCTCTCCGGCGGCGAGATCTTCGCCGAGTGCAAGATCGGCAACTTCGACAACATCCGCTTCGACGACCAGGGCCGGCTGTGGGCCGCGGCCCTGGACGGCGGAGTGCACTGCTACGACCCGGACGGCACCCTGCTCGGGCGCCTGCTGATCCCCGACGTCGTCGCCAACATCCGCTTCGGCGGCGCCCGCCGCAACCGTATGTTCATCGCCGCCGACACCACCCTGTACTCCCTCGTCATGTCGGTCACCGGCGCCCCGGCACTGCCGACGAGCAGCGGGGCTCAGGCACAATGA
- a CDS encoding AraC-like ligand-binding domain-containing protein yields the protein MLLLDLSTVPPRERPEAFRHALTDSSVPNDVFHEEPDTGMHARMHLWRVGGLDLFATRNSGFEVRRTERHVHHHRSHPVVSVSLQPEGVHRAEVGGRQRLLGADDICVFHELSVRTYGWSGDGTSHAMLFDMNRLGVPVETVVRASQHLSASPMHGLVLDHLRSVFRDAGRLENDPGAEALGTATTELVRALLLSAAHAEDAEPVRSVMDDTLLTRVMAYARRHLADRALTPERIAAEHAISVRRLYLLLSEADVSLEQWLITERLTKARQMLGSPRYDRLTVAALAARCGFSSPSHFTRRFQAAYGVTPSEWRRHRGEETSVPGA from the coding sequence GTGCTGCTGCTCGATCTTTCGACCGTGCCGCCGCGCGAGCGGCCGGAGGCGTTCCGTCATGCGCTGACGGACTCGTCGGTGCCCAACGACGTGTTCCACGAGGAGCCCGACACGGGCATGCACGCCCGGATGCACCTGTGGCGGGTGGGCGGCCTCGATCTGTTCGCCACCCGCAACTCCGGCTTCGAGGTACGGCGCACCGAGCGCCATGTGCACCACCACCGCAGTCACCCCGTGGTGTCCGTCTCGCTCCAGCCCGAGGGCGTCCACCGCGCCGAGGTCGGCGGTCGGCAACGGCTGCTCGGCGCCGACGACATCTGTGTCTTCCATGAGCTGTCGGTCCGCACCTACGGCTGGTCCGGGGACGGGACCTCGCACGCGATGCTGTTCGACATGAACCGTCTCGGCGTGCCGGTCGAGACGGTGGTACGGGCCTCGCAGCACCTGTCCGCGAGCCCGATGCACGGACTCGTCCTCGACCATCTGCGGTCCGTGTTCCGCGACGCCGGACGCCTGGAGAACGACCCCGGCGCCGAGGCGCTCGGCACCGCCACGACCGAACTCGTCCGGGCGCTCCTGCTGTCCGCGGCCCACGCCGAGGACGCCGAACCGGTCCGCTCCGTCATGGACGACACCCTGCTCACCCGGGTCATGGCCTACGCCCGCCGGCACCTCGCGGACCGCGCCCTGACGCCCGAGCGGATCGCGGCCGAGCACGCCATCTCGGTGCGCAGACTCTATCTCCTGCTCAGCGAGGCCGACGTCAGCCTGGAGCAGTGGCTGATCACCGAACGGCTCACGAAGGCACGGCAGATGCTGGGCTCACCGCGCTACGACCGGCTCACCGTCGCCGCCCTCGCCGCCCGCTGCGGCTTCAGCAGCCCGAGCCACTTCACCCGCCGCTTCCAGGCGGCGTACGGGGTGACACCGAGCGAGTGGCGCCGGCACCGAGGCGAAGAGACGAGCGTCCCGGGCGCCTAG
- a CDS encoding alpha/beta hydrolase, whose amino-acid sequence MEDHVPAAEPEPVLERPARDFVLRHAWPDSRDRMAALWNGDGGDEPDVEEEWLALPGHGGRRIRVRILRPAGSAEDLPVVLYLHGLGWMLTDAYAHRRLLADLVLGTDAAVIVPEYDQPADARHPGAVERAYTVSRWIARHGGEWRLDGSRMAVVGVSAGAHQAAALTLVTRERGGPDLRHQVLVCPVTDAAMDTASYHRFANGYFLSRTAMRGYWQQYAPDPETRAHATVSPLRADVDRLRGLPSALVLTAEADVLRDEGEAYAARLRAADVPVVSVRYHGTIHAFVLFDLLRDTGASRAARIQVTDTLHAALHAA is encoded by the coding sequence GTGGAAGACCACGTTCCAGCCGCCGAGCCGGAACCCGTCCTGGAACGGCCGGCGCGCGACTTCGTCCTGCGGCACGCCTGGCCGGACTCCCGGGACCGCATGGCCGCCCTGTGGAACGGCGACGGCGGCGACGAGCCCGACGTCGAGGAGGAGTGGCTGGCCCTGCCCGGTCACGGCGGCCGCCGGATCCGGGTGCGGATCCTGCGCCCCGCGGGCAGCGCCGAGGACCTGCCGGTGGTGCTCTATCTGCACGGTCTCGGCTGGATGCTGACCGACGCCTACGCGCACCGGCGGCTCCTCGCCGACCTGGTGCTCGGCACGGACGCCGCCGTGATCGTCCCCGAGTACGACCAGCCGGCGGACGCCCGGCACCCCGGGGCCGTCGAGCGGGCGTACACCGTCAGCCGCTGGATCGCCCGCCACGGCGGGGAGTGGCGGCTCGACGGGAGCCGGATGGCGGTCGTCGGGGTCAGCGCGGGCGCTCACCAGGCCGCCGCGCTCACCCTCGTCACCCGGGAGCGCGGCGGTCCTGACCTTCGCCACCAGGTGCTGGTCTGCCCGGTGACCGACGCGGCCATGGACACCGCGTCCTACCACCGGTTCGCCAACGGCTACTTCCTCAGCCGTACCGCCATGCGCGGCTACTGGCAGCAGTACGCGCCGGACCCCGAGACCCGCGCCCACGCCACCGTCTCGCCGCTGCGCGCGGACGTCGACCGGCTGCGCGGACTGCCCTCGGCGCTGGTGCTCACCGCCGAGGCCGATGTGCTGCGCGACGAGGGTGAGGCGTACGCGGCGCGGCTGCGGGCCGCGGACGTCCCGGTCGTGTCGGTGCGCTACCACGGCACGATCCACGCGTTCGTCCTGTTCGACCTCCTGCGCGACACCGGGGCCTCCCGCGCGGCCCGCATCCAGGTCACGGACACCCTGCACGCCGCGCTGCACGCTGCCTAG
- a CDS encoding helix-turn-helix domain-containing protein: MSALSGTIPAPDPEVSAALSARVVAAEGDRVGESVTLHHFGYVRMIACGAGPLRMTVRAGAEDAVALVVPRDGSVRLSQDGRTVCVASGQSALVDLGRAFCLEQEERGRVLFFRLPGHVLHVPAAALRSATARVLSSSADALTLVLRHLDESASGLPAAVGERLGGMVTDLVAGLVEESAEEPAGAGQRQLRLSVREYVERHLEDLDLSAERIARAHFISVRYLHRLFEGEDITVGRLIQRLRVEQCARELARRGRVSPSIAVVAARWGFRSPAHFSRAFKAVHGCSPQQWRRAAMTEGAA, encoded by the coding sequence GTGAGCGCTCTGTCCGGGACGATCCCGGCGCCGGACCCGGAGGTGTCGGCCGCCCTGTCGGCGCGGGTCGTGGCGGCGGAAGGGGACCGCGTCGGCGAGTCGGTGACGCTGCATCACTTCGGCTATGTCCGCATGATCGCCTGCGGGGCCGGGCCACTGCGTATGACGGTGCGCGCGGGGGCCGAGGACGCGGTGGCGCTCGTGGTCCCGCGCGACGGCTCCGTGCGCCTGTCCCAGGACGGCCGCACGGTGTGCGTGGCGAGCGGGCAGTCGGCGCTGGTCGACCTCGGCAGGGCCTTCTGCCTGGAGCAGGAGGAGCGGGGTCGGGTGCTCTTCTTCCGGCTGCCCGGTCACGTGCTGCATGTCCCGGCAGCTGCGCTGCGGTCCGCCACGGCTCGCGTCCTGTCCTCGTCGGCGGACGCGTTGACGCTGGTGCTGCGGCACCTCGACGAGTCGGCCTCCGGTCTGCCCGCCGCGGTCGGCGAGCGGCTCGGGGGCATGGTCACGGATCTGGTGGCGGGGCTGGTCGAGGAGTCGGCCGAGGAGCCCGCGGGGGCCGGACAGCGGCAACTGAGGCTCTCCGTACGGGAGTACGTCGAGCGGCATCTGGAAGACCTCGACCTCTCCGCGGAGCGCATCGCGCGGGCGCACTTCATCTCGGTGCGCTATCTGCACCGGCTGTTCGAGGGCGAGGACATCACCGTGGGGCGGCTGATCCAGCGGCTGCGCGTCGAACAGTGCGCGCGGGAGCTGGCCCGGCGGGGTCGGGTGAGCCCTTCGATCGCGGTGGTGGCGGCGCGTTGGGGCTTTCGCAGCCCGGCGCACTTCAGCCGGGCGTTCAAGGCGGTGCACGGCTGCTCCCCGCAGCAGTGGCGCCGCGCGGCCATGACCGAGGGCGCCGCCTGA
- a CDS encoding AraC family transcriptional regulator encodes MTPTPQHRTVGFLRVSTLHGPAQTLTHTPDAHHLVLGLHTAGHATLVRGATPEACGPGDLFVCEDPFTLHESEDFTLQLVRLPRRALALSDRRTRALTRRTPSAEGPVAPLLGALLRELTGVRSERAGLHLASSAAELVVLLAAAEDLDPGPHDGGRDRAALVGRVRAHVDAHLWDRNLTPASVAAAQHISIRYLHRLFEGQDSTIGRWIQHRRLEEARRELARPGRGDLTVSAVARRWGFASATHFSRSFRAAYGMSPSDWRDGRFRP; translated from the coding sequence ATGACCCCGACCCCCCAGCACCGCACCGTCGGGTTCCTGAGGGTGAGCACCCTGCACGGACCGGCCCAGACCCTCACCCACACCCCCGACGCCCACCACCTCGTGCTCGGCCTGCACACCGCCGGCCACGCCACCCTGGTCCGCGGCGCCACCCCCGAGGCCTGCGGTCCCGGTGACCTCTTCGTCTGCGAAGACCCTTTCACCTTGCACGAGTCGGAGGACTTCACCCTCCAACTCGTACGGCTGCCGCGGCGCGCTTTGGCTCTCAGCGACCGTCGGACCCGGGCGCTGACCCGTCGTACGCCGTCCGCTGAAGGCCCCGTGGCGCCGTTGCTCGGCGCCCTCCTGCGGGAGCTGACCGGGGTGCGGAGCGAGCGGGCGGGCCTCCATCTGGCGAGCAGCGCCGCCGAGTTGGTCGTCCTGCTGGCCGCCGCCGAGGACCTCGACCCCGGGCCGCATGACGGTGGGCGAGACCGTGCGGCGCTGGTCGGGCGGGTGCGGGCGCATGTCGACGCGCATCTGTGGGACCGGAATCTGACACCCGCGAGCGTGGCCGCGGCACAGCACATCTCGATCCGCTATCTGCACCGGCTCTTCGAGGGCCAGGACAGCACCATCGGCCGGTGGATCCAGCACCGCCGCCTGGAGGAGGCCCGGCGCGAGCTGGCCCGCCCGGGGCGCGGCGACCTCACGGTGTCGGCGGTGGCCCGGCGTTGGGGCTTCGCCAGCGCCACCCACTTCAGCCGCAGCTTCCGAGCCGCCTACGGGATGTCCCCGAGCGACTGGCGTGACGGCCGGTTCAGGCCGTGA